The Cinclus cinclus chromosome 3, bCinCin1.1, whole genome shotgun sequence genome has a window encoding:
- the OSTM1 gene encoding osteopetrosis-associated transmembrane protein 1, with protein MAPPRFLCRDLLPALAFTLLGLAAAAGPRRSLELAEELAEELWSAGLPGDLPELEPECRSLLAAFAEGSAELTGCLGRRARPVRLCQGCHGHYRRLLAQYGSIARAVGNSSESHNCAKSILTSDRLQIVVTLSEFFNETWEAANCANCLKNSSEGLSNSTEEFLDLFNKSLTCFEHNLQGQAIDLSPNNYTEVCKNCNETYTRLNDLYNHLQRMNRQGGESAHSAHLCIDVEDAMNITRKLWSRTFNCSLPCSDTVPVIAVSSFILFLPIVFYLSSFLHSKQKKRILILPKRIQSNANLVNIQEKYS; from the exons ATGGCGCCGCCGCGGTTCCTCTGCAGGGATCTGCTGCCGGCGCTGGCGTTCACCCTCCTCggcctcgccgccgccgcggggccGCGCCGGTCTCTGGAGCTGGCGGAGGAGCTGGCGGAGGAGCTATGGAGCGCGGGGCTGCCCGGCGACCTGCCCGAGCTGGAGCCTGAGTGCCGCAGCCTCCTGGCTGCCTTCGCGGAGGGCAGCGCGGAGCTGACGGGCTGCCTGGGCCGGCGCGCCCGCCCGGTgcggctgtgccagggctgccacGGCCACTACCGCCGCCTGCTCGCACAGTACGGCAGCATCGCCCGCGCCGTCGGG AATTCCTCTGAGAGCCACAATTGTGCCAAAAGCATCTTGACCTCAGACAGGCTGCAGATAGTTGTGACCCTTTCAGAGTTCTTCAATGAAACCTGGGAGGCAGCCAACTGCGCAA ATTGTTTAAAGAATAGCAGTGAGGGATTATCAAATTCTACTGAAGAATTCCTGGATTTATTCAATAAATCTCTGACATGTTTTGAACATAACCTTCAG GGGCAAGCCATTGATCTGTCACCAAATAACTACACAGAAGTGTGTAAAAACTGCAACGAAACCTACACAAGACTGAATGACCTGTATAACCACCTGCAGAGGATGAACAGGCAAGGTGGTGAATCTGCGCACTCCGCACACTTGTGTATTGACGTGGAAGATGCC atGAACATCACTCGGAAGCTTTGGAGCAGGACTTTCAACTGTTCTCTTCCTTGCAGTGATACAGTCCCAGTGATTGCAGTTTCATCCTTTATTCTCTTTCTACCTATTGTTTTTTATCTTAGTAGCTTCCTTCACTCAAAGCAGAAGAAACGGATACTCA